One genomic region from Lycorma delicatula isolate Av1 chromosome 9, ASM4794821v1, whole genome shotgun sequence encodes:
- the LOC142330559 gene encoding uncharacterized protein LOC142330559 isoform X2 — protein sequence MVKFINCSFTRLTGYKIPKLLYLVFAQLVGILGPALIPPFHIAALYYFWRQFSRRVDKRYCSCSCWDTVFKGSYESGVASYKHIYFNATTNTAKIWILTVIFIIAFYESCSYLTLLAVKRRLRYSMLILFLSAIFSHYYSWWSYFNYLNDDFYSQWNHQLFFSCTELLSTGFVLYLANKDVSFSSFKALCIVIIATIHVIAGGMDQFVMNVVMGEGNLHQIIRDINLMIPDFLHIILPLLQLRMNLGYCNHKGSKCSRVMLCSLQSQPNLKKEYLMVRILAFPF from the exons ATGGTTAAGTTTATTAATTGTAGTTTTACGAGACTTACAGGTTACAAAATACCAAAATTACTATACTTAGTTTTCGCTCAGCTCGTTGGTATTTTAGGACCGGCATTAATTCCACCGTTTCACATAGCcgctttgtattatttttggagaCAGTTCTCAAGGCGTGTTGACAAACGTTATTGTTCTTGTTCGTGTTGGGACACGGTTTTTAAAG GATCATATGAAAGTGGTGTTGCatcttataaacatatatattttaatgcaacTACAAATACAGCAAAAATATGgatattaacagtaatatttattattgcattttatgaATCGTGTTCATATTTAACACTACTAGCAGTTAAGAGGCGACTTCGTTATTCTATGCTTATCTTATTTCTATCAGCtatattttcacattattattcatg gtggtcatattttaattatttgaacgaTGATTTTTACTCGCAATGGAATCATCAGCTGTTCTTTTCATGTACTGAATTGTTATCGACCGGCTTTGTTTTATATCTTGCCAACAAGGATGTATCATTTAGCTCATTTAAAGCGTTATGCATTGTTATCATCGCAACTATACATGTTATCGCTGGTGGCATGGATCAGTTTGTAATGAATGTAGTAATGGGTGAAGGCAATTTACATCag ataataagaGATATTAATTTGATGATACCAGATTTCTTACACATAATACTACCTTTATTACAGCTTCGTATGAATTTAGGTTATTGTAATCACAAAGGAAGTAAATGTTCTAGGGTGATGTTATGTTCATTACAATCACAACCAAATCTGAAGAAAGAATATCTAATG GTAAGAATATTGGCATTTCCGTTCTGA
- the LOC142330559 gene encoding uncharacterized protein LOC142330559 isoform X3: MVKFINCSFTRLTGYKIPKLLYLVFAQLVGILGPALIPPFHIAALYYFWRQFSRRVDKRYCSCSCWDTVFKGSYESGVASYKHIYFNATTNTAKIWILTVIFIIAFYESCSYLTLLAVKRRLRYSMLILFLSAIFSHYYSWWSYFNYLNDDFYSQWNHQLFFSCTELLSTGFVLYLANKDVSFSSFKALCIVIIATIHVIAGGMDQFVMNVVMGEGNLHQIIRDINLMIPDFLHIILPLLQLRMNLGYCNHKGSKCSRVMLCSLQSQPNLKKEYLMVWLNQK; this comes from the exons ATGGTTAAGTTTATTAATTGTAGTTTTACGAGACTTACAGGTTACAAAATACCAAAATTACTATACTTAGTTTTCGCTCAGCTCGTTGGTATTTTAGGACCGGCATTAATTCCACCGTTTCACATAGCcgctttgtattatttttggagaCAGTTCTCAAGGCGTGTTGACAAACGTTATTGTTCTTGTTCGTGTTGGGACACGGTTTTTAAAG GATCATATGAAAGTGGTGTTGCatcttataaacatatatattttaatgcaacTACAAATACAGCAAAAATATGgatattaacagtaatatttattattgcattttatgaATCGTGTTCATATTTAACACTACTAGCAGTTAAGAGGCGACTTCGTTATTCTATGCTTATCTTATTTCTATCAGCtatattttcacattattattcatg gtggtcatattttaattatttgaacgaTGATTTTTACTCGCAATGGAATCATCAGCTGTTCTTTTCATGTACTGAATTGTTATCGACCGGCTTTGTTTTATATCTTGCCAACAAGGATGTATCATTTAGCTCATTTAAAGCGTTATGCATTGTTATCATCGCAACTATACATGTTATCGCTGGTGGCATGGATCAGTTTGTAATGAATGTAGTAATGGGTGAAGGCAATTTACATCag ataataagaGATATTAATTTGATGATACCAGATTTCTTACACATAATACTACCTTTATTACAGCTTCGTATGAATTTAGGTTATTGTAATCACAAAGGAAGTAAATGTTCTAGGGTGATGTTATGTTCATTACAATCACAACCAAATCTGAAGAAAGAATATCTAATG
- the LOC142330559 gene encoding uncharacterized protein LOC142330559 isoform X1: MVKFINCSFTRLTGYKIPKLLYLVFAQLVGILGPALIPPFHIAALYYFWRQFSRRVDKRYCSCSCWDTVFKGSYESGVASYKHIYFNATTNTAKIWILTVIFIIAFYESCSYLTLLAVKRRLRYSMLILFLSAIFSHYYSWWSYFNYLNDDFYSQWNHQLFFSCTELLSTGFVLYLANKDVSFSSFKALCIVIIATIHVIAGGMDQFVMNVVMGEGNLHQIIRDINLMIPDFLHIILPLLQLRMNLGYCNHKGSKCSRVMLCSLQSQPNLKKEYLMFLAISSTRSLQLP, from the exons ATGGTTAAGTTTATTAATTGTAGTTTTACGAGACTTACAGGTTACAAAATACCAAAATTACTATACTTAGTTTTCGCTCAGCTCGTTGGTATTTTAGGACCGGCATTAATTCCACCGTTTCACATAGCcgctttgtattatttttggagaCAGTTCTCAAGGCGTGTTGACAAACGTTATTGTTCTTGTTCGTGTTGGGACACGGTTTTTAAAG GATCATATGAAAGTGGTGTTGCatcttataaacatatatattttaatgcaacTACAAATACAGCAAAAATATGgatattaacagtaatatttattattgcattttatgaATCGTGTTCATATTTAACACTACTAGCAGTTAAGAGGCGACTTCGTTATTCTATGCTTATCTTATTTCTATCAGCtatattttcacattattattcatg gtggtcatattttaattatttgaacgaTGATTTTTACTCGCAATGGAATCATCAGCTGTTCTTTTCATGTACTGAATTGTTATCGACCGGCTTTGTTTTATATCTTGCCAACAAGGATGTATCATTTAGCTCATTTAAAGCGTTATGCATTGTTATCATCGCAACTATACATGTTATCGCTGGTGGCATGGATCAGTTTGTAATGAATGTAGTAATGGGTGAAGGCAATTTACATCag ataataagaGATATTAATTTGATGATACCAGATTTCTTACACATAATACTACCTTTATTACAGCTTCGTATGAATTTAGGTTATTGTAATCACAAAGGAAGTAAATGTTCTAGGGTGATGTTATGTTCATTACAATCACAACCAAATCTGAAGAAAGAATATCTAATG
- the LOC142330559 gene encoding uncharacterized protein LOC142330559 isoform X4 translates to MVKFINCSFTRLTGYKIPKLLYLVFAQLVGILGPALIPPFHIAALYYFWRQFSRRVDKRYCSCSCWDTVFKGSYESGVASYKHIYFNATTNTAKIWILTVIFIIAFYESCSYLTLLAVKRRLRYSMLILFLSAIFSHYYSWWSYFNYLNDDFYSQWNHQLFFSCTELLSTGFVLYLANKDVSFSSFKALCIVIIATIHVIAGGMDQFVMNVVMGEGNLHQIIRDINLMIPDFLHIILPLLQLRMNLGYCNHKGSKCSRVMLCSLQSQPNLKKEYLMG, encoded by the exons ATGGTTAAGTTTATTAATTGTAGTTTTACGAGACTTACAGGTTACAAAATACCAAAATTACTATACTTAGTTTTCGCTCAGCTCGTTGGTATTTTAGGACCGGCATTAATTCCACCGTTTCACATAGCcgctttgtattatttttggagaCAGTTCTCAAGGCGTGTTGACAAACGTTATTGTTCTTGTTCGTGTTGGGACACGGTTTTTAAAG GATCATATGAAAGTGGTGTTGCatcttataaacatatatattttaatgcaacTACAAATACAGCAAAAATATGgatattaacagtaatatttattattgcattttatgaATCGTGTTCATATTTAACACTACTAGCAGTTAAGAGGCGACTTCGTTATTCTATGCTTATCTTATTTCTATCAGCtatattttcacattattattcatg gtggtcatattttaattatttgaacgaTGATTTTTACTCGCAATGGAATCATCAGCTGTTCTTTTCATGTACTGAATTGTTATCGACCGGCTTTGTTTTATATCTTGCCAACAAGGATGTATCATTTAGCTCATTTAAAGCGTTATGCATTGTTATCATCGCAACTATACATGTTATCGCTGGTGGCATGGATCAGTTTGTAATGAATGTAGTAATGGGTGAAGGCAATTTACATCag ataataagaGATATTAATTTGATGATACCAGATTTCTTACACATAATACTACCTTTATTACAGCTTCGTATGAATTTAGGTTATTGTAATCACAAAGGAAGTAAATGTTCTAGGGTGATGTTATGTTCATTACAATCACAACCAAATCTGAAGAAAGAATATCTAATG
- the LOC142330559 gene encoding uncharacterized protein LOC142330559 isoform X5: MVKFINCSFTRLTGYKIPKLLYLVFAQLVGILGPALIPPFHIAALYYFWRQFSRRVDKRYCSCSCWDTVFKGSYESGVASYKHIYFNATTNTAKIWILTVIFIIAFYESCSYLTLLAVKRRLRYSMLILFLSAIFSHYYSWWSYFNYLNDDFYSQWNHQLFFSCTELLSTGFVLYLANKDVSFSSFKALCIVIIATIHVIAGGMDQFVMNVVMGEGNLHQVWLNQK, encoded by the exons ATGGTTAAGTTTATTAATTGTAGTTTTACGAGACTTACAGGTTACAAAATACCAAAATTACTATACTTAGTTTTCGCTCAGCTCGTTGGTATTTTAGGACCGGCATTAATTCCACCGTTTCACATAGCcgctttgtattatttttggagaCAGTTCTCAAGGCGTGTTGACAAACGTTATTGTTCTTGTTCGTGTTGGGACACGGTTTTTAAAG GATCATATGAAAGTGGTGTTGCatcttataaacatatatattttaatgcaacTACAAATACAGCAAAAATATGgatattaacagtaatatttattattgcattttatgaATCGTGTTCATATTTAACACTACTAGCAGTTAAGAGGCGACTTCGTTATTCTATGCTTATCTTATTTCTATCAGCtatattttcacattattattcatg gtggtcatattttaattatttgaacgaTGATTTTTACTCGCAATGGAATCATCAGCTGTTCTTTTCATGTACTGAATTGTTATCGACCGGCTTTGTTTTATATCTTGCCAACAAGGATGTATCATTTAGCTCATTTAAAGCGTTATGCATTGTTATCATCGCAACTATACATGTTATCGCTGGTGGCATGGATCAGTTTGTAATGAATGTAGTAATGGGTGAAGGCAATTTACATCag